A genome region from Streptomyces antimycoticus includes the following:
- a CDS encoding transposase has protein sequence MAGVLRAERVWVETFTGLRVDQFGRLLKAVRERGGEGCGWGRPWRLPLAERVLLVAVYYRTNLTMRQLAPLFGVSPATVCRVIQRLGPLLALEPARAATDAAERLWIVDGTLVPVRDRKVGASSRNYRCSANVQVIVDAETRLVVAAARPVPGNTADAKAWRDSGLAAHCKGVTVLGDGAYINTGLIVPHRKRPGRPLLKGEEEDNAQHRKVRARVEHTFSRMKNYKILRDCRQRGNGLHHAVQAVARMHNLAIAA, from the coding sequence ATGGCTGGGGTGTTGAGGGCCGAGCGGGTGTGGGTGGAGACGTTCACCGGGTTGCGGGTCGATCAGTTCGGCCGGCTACTGAAAGCCGTCCGGGAACGTGGTGGCGAGGGCTGCGGCTGGGGCCGTCCGTGGCGGCTGCCGCTGGCCGAGCGGGTGCTGCTGGTGGCCGTGTACTACCGCACGAACCTCACCATGCGGCAGCTCGCCCCGCTGTTCGGCGTCTCACCGGCGACGGTGTGCCGGGTGATCCAGCGGCTCGGTCCGCTGCTCGCGCTCGAGCCGGCCCGGGCCGCCACCGATGCCGCCGAGCGGCTGTGGATCGTGGACGGGACTCTCGTCCCGGTCCGTGACCGCAAGGTCGGAGCATCCTCGCGCAACTACCGGTGCTCGGCGAACGTGCAGGTCATCGTGGACGCGGAGACGCGCCTGGTGGTGGCCGCGGCCCGGCCGGTGCCCGGCAACACGGCGGACGCGAAAGCCTGGCGGGACTCCGGCCTGGCCGCGCACTGCAAGGGCGTGACGGTTCTCGGCGACGGCGCCTATATCAACACCGGGCTGATTGTCCCGCACCGTAAACGCCCCGGACGCCCGCTGTTGAAGGGCGAGGAGGAGGACAACGCGCAGCATCGCAAGGTCCGCGCCCGCGTCGAGCACACCTTCTCCCGCATGAAGAACTACAAGATCCTCCGCGACTGTCGGCAACGCGGCAACGGCCTCCACCACGCCGTCCAGGCCGTCGCCCGCATGCACAACCTCGCCATCGCCGCATGA